From the genome of Thermococcus sp., one region includes:
- the sufB gene encoding Fe-S cluster assembly protein SufB, protein MTETITLSDAKAIIENQIEELAKRNKEPEWMTRIRYKGLEAFEKAPHSDPIISEEQLLQFIAKPEVEGIPEKIESLDDLPPEMKALLDRLGIDEVEQKYLAGLAVQTDTGVIYNQFLKDWAKKGLIVLPMEEAVKKYPDIVKQHFLKLFRVDESKLTAYHTAIWNGGIFLYVKEGLKVPFPLHLFFLIQESALAQAPHIIIIAEKNTEFHLIEGCTSPVLLKHSLHLDMTEAYFHENARGQLTVLQNWPEYVHTRPMTRAKIGKNARFINTTVTLGSGKSNIGDPRYWVDENGYVELNGILLGQKDYYIDLGGRMFLQGKGASGINASKAVIMDESRVITRGIITAEAPKTKGHISCDALLMSDKAIMETYPGLVSKVDDAELSHEAAIGKIREEELFYLMSRGLDEEKATQLIVKGFLEPMLKDIPMEFLVEIRKIIELAVSGGM, encoded by the coding sequence ATGACGGAAACGATAACCCTTAGCGATGCAAAGGCCATAATCGAGAACCAGATTGAAGAGCTTGCGAAGAGGAACAAGGAACCCGAGTGGATGACGAGGATAAGGTACAAGGGGTTAGAAGCCTTTGAGAAGGCCCCTCACAGTGACCCCATAATAAGTGAGGAACAGCTCCTTCAGTTCATAGCAAAGCCCGAGGTCGAAGGCATACCGGAGAAAATCGAGAGCCTCGACGACTTACCGCCGGAGATGAAGGCCCTCCTGGACAGGCTCGGCATAGACGAGGTAGAGCAGAAATATCTGGCGGGACTGGCCGTCCAGACTGACACAGGCGTTATATACAACCAGTTCCTCAAGGATTGGGCCAAGAAGGGCCTTATAGTCCTCCCGATGGAGGAGGCCGTTAAGAAATACCCAGACATAGTGAAACAGCACTTCCTCAAGCTCTTCCGCGTTGATGAAAGCAAGCTGACAGCCTACCATACCGCCATATGGAACGGTGGAATCTTCCTGTACGTCAAGGAGGGGCTAAAAGTTCCATTCCCGCTCCACCTGTTCTTCCTGATTCAGGAGAGCGCTTTAGCTCAGGCACCGCACATAATCATAATAGCAGAGAAGAACACCGAGTTCCACCTAATCGAGGGCTGTACCTCGCCGGTCCTTCTAAAACACTCGCTCCACCTTGACATGACGGAGGCGTATTTCCACGAGAACGCCAGGGGCCAGCTCACGGTTTTACAGAACTGGCCGGAATACGTTCACACGAGACCGATGACGAGGGCGAAGATAGGAAAGAACGCGCGCTTCATCAACACGACCGTTACTCTCGGCTCTGGAAAGAGCAACATCGGCGACCCGCGCTACTGGGTTGACGAGAACGGCTACGTCGAACTGAATGGAATTCTCCTCGGTCAGAAGGACTACTACATTGACCTCGGAGGCAGGATGTTCCTCCAAGGAAAGGGGGCATCTGGAATAAACGCGAGCAAAGCTGTGATAATGGACGAGAGCAGGGTCATAACGCGCGGTATAATAACGGCCGAGGCGCCGAAGACCAAGGGGCACATAAGCTGTGACGCCCTGCTTATGAGCGACAAAGCGATAATGGAAACGTATCCGGGACTTGTCAGCAAGGTTGACGATGCCGAGCTGAGCCACGAAGCTGCCATCGGCAAGATACGCGAGGAGGAGCTGTTCTACCTTATGAGCAGGGGACTCGACGAGGAGAAGGCTACACAGCTTATCGTCAAGGGCTTCCTTGAACCAATGCTCAAGGACATTCCAATGGAATTCCTGGTTGAGATAAGAAAGATTATAGAGCTTGCCGTCAGCGGGGGCATGTGA